The proteins below come from a single Takifugu rubripes chromosome 10, fTakRub1.2, whole genome shotgun sequence genomic window:
- the LOC115251212 gene encoding uncharacterized protein produces the protein MYSVEDLLISHGYKVPKHTTSSTTSTPAPTSLSHQAPSSSQPSYNKHHEILEIVPSSRTVNGYEQGPYGNSGGTKQPHVYHCPNNNNNVPRDRSQFRQEGGSRTDTHSLTSDSGVCDGTKGLQSQAKDVSYWRRKGQDFTVLLDYTDFRESHCGRQGDYCRPNGSQQARGQEMSEIEHQRGAHERRHWTAQIQGQAPSKKELHSGEREAALQQWRMVTERKCQSLGNDNWRPAVNFGRQLSQSEGERWTQEKQRLHVRTPEGVIIHPRTKVKSQSLPRMLQPESLHYVDIASPGQGLYRRINGHPLTHHDFYRAPHWPENGRPASATQLSVTPKPRFTRPPRPPSYEMHQQIRGSCEVLSGRDSVIPQARERTPIPISRTCEAQLDYFAQDSGPPGYIPPPSYKRAPVMGGGHRGFGEIPVDYRYKGGVYQQIHMAPDGSHWITRHPVGFWPDLQRERNMSGQKQLYPVYTSQEHHGGGIQYIPFDDPRIRHISSALGGNSLTDADKIRHICNELPSVTVSEPSTINSAFLPPPLAPSITAKLAADANQTCSTNLDNDSNRWHSDLHNETVDNFQAIDQNCNNRYPKKCRPPSSPSSAFQVPLTRICSQQGTSLDHVFAETITQVKKIVPDSGTENNSNTKRRVSETIFCLVSVPVHTSTNVNKDLAADQNNNETIQGLTVTTDTFAVGLKESLNIRSKSVNEMPMKSHYARFHTSSTSSLKNYKRAPLRKEIIDAWILQANDEKEICYTASWPGNQYRNQETQTGSPLTVLKSPESQSPPPHGQEPVQSVSGKTTESDLSTEYCHSYGYPMAGQKNLQLSSNSAFSRLSLSPTQLSLTQVPSSPSKTQTQESVEQVAFGQFLLKPVNRRPFDAIGELESINKEMEDTISKRPNVAKHHDGLNGLNDRFQQFKLANFTVGLDLDREAISLPPMHTDKSSEEKVRSKSFASTTDLAFMDREIVFSKIQTTSLPPANELSLPTNQCVSDSCLLPLHSPQNGSNQLYRQDIPVLQESLLRDVGLTVYTETPGGPGEPIKRSLSVPSPLDLNKLSESVQELWENRTAQVQSSGGLKDNSDKDLPDRLQTKRNAKSDSDVPSSGHVNLRICRSDSDNTCKKHISSIITQRRREVSFVFKTNDNDVRSTISEPPIYKIESTIADKHLQNLLILEKANSLSAQDLSNLYEVKCAKGIPENESIEQRAARILGISVPVEALGVGGKQSERKHDDDEEDATVSDKLRNPPEETEKLIEEGKKVKEDVLNVEATIKEVNGTEGNCEEVIQKHSDDNEGKKNLDIEFQSMLVLDLPEFPPSKLPLSLPVTPNEKQVLGMCTGEKRGQNGACKTTKSLQYKINCLAASLGRSATDRTARLKELGSVSRIRQLSLKGSQSEKKESEKNPSDIPKQKLEAADDGKAELEREKKGEMNEKERPVGYPDVACTSKETTKETDGKWQRKEEKTNEIKDMMAIKSENESAKGDVNFKSKGAVLELSLAEDDKVKPLKKEEKKTSKVHGVKGVDREITPKPRQRTKLQKPPLLPKPLSVPKREITLPLRTSMSTCSPSSMDDEEVHSVSDSYDPTRVEQV, from the exons ATGTACAGTGTGGAGGACCTCCTCATCTCTCATGGATACAAAGTGCCCAAgcacaccacctcctccaccacctctacCCCTGCCCCCACATCCTTGTCCCACCAGGCTCCCTCATCATCTCAGCCATCCTATAACAAACACCATGAAATCTTGGAAATTGTGCCCAGCTCCAGGACAGTGAATGGCTATGAACAAGGTCCCTATGGAAACAGTGGTGGAACCAAGCAGCCACATGTGTACCACTGtcctaataacaacaataatgtaCCCAGGGACAGGAGTCAGTTCAGACAAGAGGGCGGGAGCCGGACCGACACCCACTCACTGACCTCAGACAGCGG GGTCTGCGATGGCACCAAAGGTCTGCAGTCACAGGCAAAGGATGTCTCTTACTGGAGAAGGAAAGGTCAGGACTTCACAGTGCTACTGGACTACACTGATTTTAGAGAGTCCCATTGTGGAAGGCAGGGGGATTACTGTAGGCCAAATGGGTCTCAACAAGCTAGAGGCCAAGAGATGTCTGAAATTGAACATCAAAGGGGAGCTCATGAGAGGAGGCACTGGACAGCCCAAATCCAAGGTCAAGCCCCCTCCAAAAAAGAGCTACACTCTGGAGAAAGGGAAGCTGCTCTTCAGCAGTGGAGAATGGTGACCGAGAGGAAATGCCAGAGTCTAGGGAATGACAACTGGCGACCCGCTGTTAACTTTGGTCGTCAGCTGTCACAAAGTGAGGGAGAGCGATGGACACAGGAGAAACAGCGACTCCATGTCAGAACACCAGAGGGCGTTATCATTCACCCCAGGACCAAAGTTAAATCCCAATCTTTGCCCAGGATGCTGCAACCCGAGAGCCTGCATTATGTGGACATAGCCTCACCTGGTCAAGGTTTGTACAGGCGGATTAATGGCCACCCACTGACACACCATGATTTTTATAGGGCACCACATTGGCCAGAGAATGGGAGGCCAGCTAGTGCCACTCAGCTCTCAGTAACACCAAAGCCCCGCTTCACTCGACCCCCCAGACCTCCATCTTATGAGATGCACCAGCAGATTAGGGGAAGCTGTGAAGTGTTGTCTGGGAGAGACTCAGTTATTCCCCAGGCCAGGGAAAGAACACCAATACCAATATCGAGGACATGTGAAGCACAATTGGACTATTTTGCACAGGACTCTGGACCTCCTGGAtacatccctccaccatcctaTAAAAGAGCACCTGTTATGGGAGGTGGACACCGGGGTTTTGGTGAAATTCCTGTTGATTATAG GTATAAAGGGGGTGTATACCAGCAAATCCACATGGCTCCAGATGGTTCCCACTGGATCACGAGGCATCCAGTTGGCTTCTGGCCAGATTtgcaaagagaaagaaacatgTCTGGCCAGAAACAACTTTACCCGGTATATACATCCCAGGAGCACCATGGTGGGGGAATCCAGTATATTCCCTTTGATGACCCACGCATTCGTCATATTTCATCAGCCCTCGGTGGCAACTCTTTGACGGATGCTGACAAGATCCGCCATATTTGCAATGAGCTTCCCAGTGTCACTGTGTCAGAACCGTCAACCATCAACAGTGCCTTTTTGCCCCCACCATTGGCGCCTTCCATCACTGCCAAACTGGCTGCTGATGCTAATCAGACTTGTTCTACCAACTTAGACAATGACAGTAACAGGTGGCACAGTGATTTGCACAATGAGACTGTTGATAATTTCCAAGCAATTGACCAAAACTGCAACAACAGATATCCCAAAAAATGCCgtcctccttcatctccctcaTCTGCCTTCCAGGTACCACTCACAAGGATTTGTTCCCAACAGGGAACTAGCTTAGATCATGTCTTTGCAGAAACCATCACCCAAGTGAAGAAAATTGTCCCAGATTCAGGGACagagaacaacagcaacaccaAGAGAAGAGTTAGTGAGACCATCTTCTGCCTTGTGTCTGTACCTGTTCACACCTCTACTAACGTCAACAAAGACCTAGCAGCAGATCAGAATAACAATGAGACTATACAAGGCCTGACTGTCACCACGGACACATTTGCTGTGGGCCTCAAAGAGAGCCTTAATATAAGGAGTAAATCTGTGAATGAGATGCCCATGAAATCTCACTACGCTCGCTTTCACACCAGCAGCACATCATCACTGAAGAACTACAAGAGGGCTCCTTTAAGAAAGGAGATAATAGATGCTTGGATACTTCAAGCCAATGACGAAAAAGAAATCTGCTATACTGCGTCCTGGCCTGGAAACCAGTATCGTAACCAGGAAACCCAGACGGGTTCACCTTTAACAGTTCTGAAAAGCCCTGAATCCCAAAGTCCACCTCCACACGGACAAGAACCTGTTCAGTCTGTATCGGGCAAAACCACAGAGAGTGACCTGAGTACAGAATATTGCCATTCTTATGGTTATCCTATGGCGGGACAGAAAAACCTCCAGCTTTCTAGTAATAGCGCCTTTTCTCGTCTTAGTCTCAGCCCAACACAACTGTCATTAACCCAAGTCCCATCATCCCCTTCTAAGACCCAAACTCAAGAGAGTGTAGAGCAAGTGGCCTTTGGTCAATTTCTTTTGAAGCCTGTTAACCGACGGCCCTTTGATGCCATTGGTGAACTAGAGAGTATTAACAAAGAAATGGAAGACACAATCAGTAAGAGACCCAATGTTGCTAAACACCATGATGGATTAAATGGGCTGAATGATAGATTTCAACAGTTTAAATTAGCTAATTTCACTGTTGGTCTAGATTTGGACAGGGAAGCAATTAGCCTTCCTCCAATGCACACAGACAAATCCAGTGAAGAAAAAGTCAGATCAAAGTCATTTGCTTCTACTACTGATCTGGCTTTTATGGACAGGGAGATTGTTTTCTCAAAGATACAAACTACCAGCCTCCCACCAGCAAATGAACTGTCCCTGCCCACAAACCAATGTGTCAGTGATAGCTGCCTCTTGCCTTTGCATTCTCCTCAAAATGGGTCCAATCAGCTCTATAGACAGGACATCCCAGTCCTTCAAGAGTCTTTGCTTAGGGATGTAGGGTTAACAGTCTACACAGAAACTCCTGGTGGCCCGGGAGAACCTATTAAGCGCTCACTTTCAGTTCCATCTCCGCTAGATTTGAACAAGCTTAGTGAGTCTGTACAGGAGCTATGGGAGAACAGAACAGCACAAGTCCAAAGTAGTGGTGGCCTCAAAGACAATTCCGATAAAGATCTTCCAGATAGGCTACAGACTAAAAGAAATGCTAAGTCAGACAGTGATGTCCCATCCAGTGGTCATGTGAATTTAAGGATTTGTCGAAGTGACAGTGACAACACATGTAAAAAACATATTTCTTCAATTATcacacaaagaagaagagaagtcTCGTTTGTTTTTAAGACAAATGATAATGATGTGAGATCCACCATTTCTGAGCCTCCAATATATAAGATTGAGTCAACCATAGCAGATAAGCACCTGCAGAACCTACTGATTTTGGAGAAAGCAAATTCTTTATCTGCCCAGGACCTCAGCAATCTGTATGAAGTCAAGTGTGCAAAGGGTATTCCTGAAAATGAATCTATTGAGCAAAGGGCTGCCAGAATCCTGGGTATATCTGTCCCAGTAGAAGCCTTGGGTGTGGGAGGGAAGCAGTCAGAGAGAAAgcatgatgacgatgaagaagaTGCCACTGTAAGTGACAAACTCAGAAatccacctgaggagacagagaagctgATAGAAGAGGGTAAAAAAGTAAAAGAAGATGTTCTTAATGTGGAAGCAACAATCAAAGAGGTAAATGGGACTGAGGGGAACTGTGAAGAAGTCATACAAAAGCACAGTGATGATAATGAAGGCAAAAAGAACCTAGATATTGAGTTTCAGTCCATGCTGGTACTGGACCTGCCTGAGTTTCCACCCAGCAAGCTTCCCCTTTCCCTACCTGTCACCCCTAATGAAAAGCAAGTGCTTGGCATGTGCACGGGTGAGAAGAGGGGCCAAAATGGAGCCTGTAAGACCACCAAATCACTACAATATAAGATAAACTGCTTGGCTGCATCTCTAGGCAGGTCAGCTACAGACAGAACAGCCCGTCTGAAAGAGTTGGGCTCAGTGTCCAGAATAAGACAGCTCAGCCTCAAAGGTTCCCAATCTGAGAAAAAGGAGAGTGAGAAAAACCCAAGTGACATACCAAAACAGAAATTAGAGGCTGCAGATGATGGAAAGGCTGAactggagagagaaaagaaggggGAGATGAATGAAAAAGAGCGTCCTGTGGGATACCCTGATGTCGCCTGCacatcaaaagaaacaactaaaGAGACTGATGGGAAATggcaaagaaaagaagagaagaccAACGAGATTAAAGACATGATGGcaataaaatcagaaaatgaaagTGCAAAAGGAGATGTCAACTTTAAGTCAAAAGGAGCAGTCTTAGAGCTCAGTCTGGCGGAAGATGACAAAGTAAAGCCTTTgaagaaggaggaaaagaaaacatcaaaggTCCATGGAGTTAAGGGTGTTGATAGAGAAATAACGCCCAAACCAAGGCAACGTACCAAACTCCAAAAGCCTCCACTGCTTCCAAAACCTCTCAGTGTTCCAAAGAGAGAAATAACACTGCCTCTCCGTACCAgcatgtccacctgcagcccctCCAGTATGGACGATGAGGAAGTGCACTCTGTCTCAG ACTCCTACGACCCCACGCGAGTGGAGCAAGTGTGA